The Streptomyces sp. 11x1 genomic sequence AGGTCGTCCGGGGCGGCCGCACCGACGGGAACGAACCCGGCTTTGATCAGCACCTTCCGGGAGGCGGCGTTGCGGTGGGCCACGGCCCCCCGCAGGGTGCGCAGGCCGTAGCGGTCCGCCGCCGACCGGCACAGCTGCCGTACGGTCGCGGTCGCCACGCCGTGGCCGGCGACGTGCTGGGCGACCCGATAGCCGAGTTGTGCGGAACCGTTCTCGATGTCGACCAGGTTGAATCTGCCGAGTACCGAGCCGTCCTCGGCGACGAGTACATGGAAGGCGCAGACGCCCGCCTCCTGTTCGGCCAGCAGGGCGTCGTACCGGTCGGTGAACCGGTCGAAGAAGGCATCGCCGCGGTCGGGGACCGAGGCGGCGAACCAGGCACGGTTGGCCAGTTCGAAATCCAGGACCGCCGTGGCGTGTTCGGCACGCAGCCGCTGCAACTCGGGCATCGCGCGACCCTAGCCGGAGGGCGTGCCGAGGACAGCTGATTTCTTGCGCG encodes the following:
- a CDS encoding GNAT family protein, which gives rise to MPELQRLRAEHATAVLDFELANRAWFAASVPDRGDAFFDRFTDRYDALLAEQEAGVCAFHVLVAEDGSVLGRFNLVDIENGSAQLGYRVAQHVAGHGVATATVRQLCRSAADRYGLRTLRGAVAHRNAASRKVLIKAGFVPVGAAAPDDLSGEPGTWYERDLSH